The Streptomyces tubercidicus DNA segment AGCCCGGCATCATGGCGGAGCCGCAAACAGACCTTCTGTCTTGCCCTGTTCCGAGGACGGTGCGCCCCGGCGAGCGGTACGAAGATGCGCCGCTCCGGGAGCTGTGATGTGCTGAAAGTACTCAAGTGCCGACGCTCGTACGCATGGAGCCACTGACCATGACGCGCAGTGCACATCGCAGATTTCTCGCGCTCGCCTGCGCGCCCCTGCTCGCTGTGGGGCTCGCGGCGGGTGTGGCCCCCACCGCCACTGAGGCTTCCGCCGCCACCTGTACCGTCCGCACGGCCGACGTCCAGGTGGCCGGCCGGACGCCGGTGATCCGCACTTCCGGTGCCGACGGATCGTCAACTCGGCCCCATAGCAGACTGGTTGGGGATGGCTGTCGGCTCATCAGGCAGAACGGTGCTGACGTCGCCAAACGCGACCCGGTCGATCTGAGTGCCCAGCCCATCACGGTCAACGGTATGGGCCCGCTGCGCATAGGCATGAGCCGTGAGGCGGCCGAGCAGGCCATCGGGGCCCGGATTCCCGACGGGCCGGGTGGGCCGGAGTGCCGTGATCTCGGTGTCGAGGGAGGGCCGCAGAACCTCTCGCTGCGCTTCTCCAACGGCGATGACCGGCTGGTGGCGATCTTCGTCCTGTCCTCGACGCCGGCATCGCTTGCTACCGCTTCCGGAGTCCATGTGGGGAGCACGAGGGAGGAGGTACTGGCCACGTACGACGGTGAGGTGACATCGAGTCAAGACAACAGCGGATCCGAGGAGCTGGTATTTGCTCCCCGGCTGGCGAAGTTCCACGGAAGGGTCATCACCTTCCAGATGAACGACGATGGCACTGTCGCCTCCTTCCTCGCCGGGGAGCCCCGCTTCACGGACCCGTTGCCCTGCGGCAGCGACTGACCGGTCTTCGCCGGGCACCCGCCGCACCTACAGCCGCACGATGACCAGGGCGATGTCGTCGCGGGCGCCGGCGCTGACGCCGAGGCGGGTCAGGAGGGCGTCGGCGAGGCGTTCGGGGCCGAGTCTGCTGTCGTGGGCGAGGGCGTCGGTGAGCCGGGTGAGGCCGGTGTCGATGTCCTCGTCGCGGCGTTCGATGAGGCCGTCGGTGTAGAGGACGAGGGTGTCGCCCGGCAGGTACGGGAGGTGGGCCTGGGGGCGCGGCACCTGTTCGGGGTGGGCGCCCAGGGGCGGGTCGGTGGCGCGGTCCAGGAGTTCGTGGGTGCCGTCGGCGTGCAGCAGGACGGGCGGGGGGTGGCCGGCGCTGCTGTAGGTGATCCGGCGGCCGGTGGTGTCGATCAGTGCCTGGACGGCGGTGGTGGCCAGCGCCTTGTCGACCGAGCGGGCGTACAGGCCGAGTACCTTCAGCGCCTGGGCGGGACCTTCGACGGAGCGGGCGGCCGCGCTGAGGGCGCTGCGCAGCATGCCCATGACGGCGGCGGCCTCCAGACCGTGACCGACGACATCGCCGACCGCGACGGCGAAACCGTCCTCGGGGAGGTTGACGATGTCGTACCAGTCGCCGCAGATGTTCAGGGAGCCGATGGCGGGGAGGTAGCGCACCGCGATGTCCCGGTGCCCGGCGAGGTCGGGGGAGTGGAGCATGGCCTCCTGAAGGGTGACCGCGACCTGGCGTTCACGGGCGTGGGCCCGGCGCAGTTCCTCGTTGAGGTGCTGCAACGCGCGTGCCCGGACGTACAGTTCGGCCTCCATCGCCTCCTCGCGTTCGCTCAGCTGCCCGCCGGGCACCGCACGGGCCCGGCGGGAGTGGACGAACGCTGTGACGTCCTCGACCCGGTGGATGATCCACGCCACGCTGCCGTCCGTCCCGGGGACCGGAGTGTTGATGGTCGACCACCAGCGCTCCTCGAACACCCCCGGCCGGTCCGGCACCGGGATGTCGTACCTCTGCACCGCCATCGTGTCCGGCTCCCCGGTGGACAGCACCCGGCGCAGCGAGGGATGCAGATTCTGCACCCCTTCGGCGTCGGGGTCCGCGGGGTTGTCGGGGAAGGCGTCGAAGACGTACTGCCCGAGCAGATCGTCGCGGGTCCGGCCGGTCGCCTGGAGGTACGCCTGGTTGACGTCGACGATGATCAGCTCCGGATCGAGGACCAGGCATGCGCTCGGGGTCGCGGCGAACAGCGCCGCATGATCGAGCTCCGGACTCCGCACGCCGACGGGTCAGGCGCCCGGCGGGCGGAAGCTGACCGACTTCTTCGCGGCCTCGTCGATCTCCTCGACGGTCAGCAGCGGAATCGTCTTGGAGTGCAGGGCTCCGCTGGCGCGGACGGTCATGGCGATGGCGGCCATCGACACCTGGTCGGGGAAGTCGAGGACGCAGTAGAAGTCCTCCTCCCCGTAGGCGAAGTAGATCGTCTCCAGTCTGCCGCCGCACGAGCTGACCACCTGCTCGACGGCCGCCTTGCGCCCACTGCCGCCCTCGGCGAGCAGCCCTTTCATGCCCTCGGCCGTATAGCTGGCCTGGACCAGGTACTTCGGCATCCGGCTCTCCCATACTTCAGCCCATGCGACAGCGGACCACGGTGTCGCGGTCACACGGCCACCCTCACCCACAGGGCGTGAACCGGCCACCGGAGGGCCGCCGCATGGATGAACCGGCTGCGGTCAGGACGTTGGGGACCGCGTCGTACGGGCCCTGGACGGCGCGCCGCGTACTCGTCCGCAGGCTGCCGGGAACCAGGCGTGGGGCCCGTACGACTGACTGGACCGGGGCCCGGAGGAGGGCCGGAGCTGTCGGGAGGGGCGCGTGCTGGTGAAACGTGGCAAGGAACCGGAGGCCGCCGGGCCGGACGGCGGCACCGCACGGGCGCCGGGCGGCCGGTCGCTGACCGTGCTGCTCACGACGGCCATGGCGTTCTCCATGCTTCAGCTGTTCGTGATCGGGGCGCTCGGGCCGCGTCTGGTGGGCGAGTTGGGGATCTCGCGCACGGTGCTGGGGCTGACCACTACGGCGGGCTTCGGGGCGGCGGCCCTGCTGTCGCCGATGGCGGGCCGGCTGGTGGACCGGGTGGGCCCGCGGCGCTGTCTGATCGCCCTGCTGCTGCTCACCGCGGCTTCGCTGGCGCTCATCGGCGCCGTTCCGGGGACGGGCGTACTACTGCTGGCCGTCGCCCTCGGCGGCGTACCCCAGGCGCTGGCCAACCCCGCCACCAACAAGGTGATCCTGGCCGCCTTTCCGGCCGACCGGCGGGCCGCCGTCACCGGGCTGAAGCAGTCGGGCGTGCAGTTCGGGGCGTTCGTGGCGGGACTTCCGCTGTCGCTGCTGGCGGCGGGGGTGGGCTGGCGCGGCGCGGTCTGGGCGGCGGCCGGTACGGCGGCGCTGGCCGCGCTCTGGGCCGCCCGGATCCTGCCGGCCGACCGCCCGTCGGCCGCTGCCGGCCCGTCCGCCGCCGTCCCGTCCCCGCGCGACACCTGGCGGCTGGCCGTCTTCTCCCTGCTGCTCGGCTGCGGTATCGCCTCGGTCAACACCTACCTGGCGCTGTTCGGCTCACAGCGCCTCGGGCTGACGCCGACCGCGGCGGCTGCCCTGGTGGCCGTACTGGGAGTGGCCGGTATCGGCGGACGGGTCGGCTGGTCGCGGGTGGCGGGGCGGCCGGGCCGGGCCGAGGCGCTGCCGGCGCTGCTGGCGGCCGGTGCGGTGGGCGCCGCGCTGCTGCTCGCCGCCGCGCTCCGGGCGCAGCCGCTGGTGTGGGTGGCCGCCGTCGCGGTCGGCTCGTTCGCCGTGTCGGCGAATGCCGTCTCCATGGTGCTGGTGCTGCGGAAGGCGGCCCCCGGCCGGGCCGGGAAGGACTCGGCCCTGGTGTCGGCGGGATTCTTCGCCGGGTTCGCGGTGGGACCGCCACTGTTCGGCGCGCTGGTCTCGGCGACCGGATACGGGCCGGGCTGGCTGCTGGTGGCGGCGGAGTTCGCGGCCGCGTCGGCGATCGCCGTGCCCCTGATGTTGCGTCGTACTGGAGGGCCCGATGCCTGAGACCGCCCACGACACACCATGGGCCGACCGCGCCTGGACGGCGGTGCTGGAGCGGACCGGACAGACCGCGGCCGAGGTGGGCCCGCGCTTCCCGCTGTACGCCGACCCGGAGAGCGGCACCTGGAAGTCCACCTCCAAAGGGTCCTGGACGGGCGGCTTCTGGGCCGGACTGCTCTGGCTGCGCGCCCTTGCGTCGGGCGCTCCCCAGGACCGGGCGGCCGCTGCCGCCTGCACCGGGCGGCTGGCCCACTGGGCCGACCAGGACACCGCCACCCGCGGGCTGATCTTCTGGTACGGCACCGCCCTCGCCGCGGGGCCCGGGGACGACCGCACGGCGGCCGCGCTGCGGGAGAAAGCGGCCCGGTCCTGCCTGGCGGCGTACGACCCGCAGCGGCAACTGGTGCCCTGGGGCGCGGCGTTCGGCGGACCCCGGATGCTGGCACGGGTGGACTCGGTGCCGGGACTGGTGCCGCTGCTGGCGGGCCTGGCCGCCGACGGGGAGCGCGCGGCGTACGGCCATCTGATGCGGCATCTGACGCTGAGCCGCACCGAGTGCCCACCGCGACCGGCATGGCAGGCCGGGCCGGGCGACGGCTGGACGCCCGGCGCTGAACCCGCACCGGGATGGAGCCGCACCACGCCCTGGCTGATGCTCGGCCTCGCGGATGGCCTGCACTTCCTCACGGACGGGCTGGACTCCCGTGCGGCCGGGGCCTTGTGGGAGGCGGTGGACGGGCTGACAGCGGCGCGGCTGGCCTCGGGGGACGGGTTCACCGCGCCGCGGCCGGCCCCGGGAGACCGGCTGACCGCGCCGCGACTCACCCCGACCGCCCCGCTTGTCTCACCCGTCCCGCCCACCCCGCTCATCCCACCCGCGCAAGAGACCCACCCCTCCGGCCCGGTCGACACCTCCGCGGCCGCCATCGAATCGGTGGCCCTGCTGAAGCTGGCCGCCCTGGCGCGGGCGACCGGCCGTGGCAGCGACGCCGAACGGCTGACCGCGCGGGCCCGGCAGATCCTGCACCGCCTGTGCACCGGCCATCTCTCGGACCGTGGGGCGCTGACCGACGGCTGCTATGACGCCGACCGCGCCCTCGCCCCGCGCCATGAGCTGATCTGGGGCGACTTCTTCCTGGCGCTGGGACTGGCGCTGCTCACCGGCCGGGCGGATCCGTTCGCGACGTGACGGAGTAGCCGCGCAGCACCCGGCGGGCGACGGCCGTGATGTGCAGTTCGTCGGGGCCGTCCAGCAGCCTGGCCGTGCGGCCGGTGCGGAACAGTCCGGGCAGCGCGGTGTCCGGGCCGAGCCCGGCCGCGCCGTGCACCTGGATCGCGGCGTCGGCCACCTGCTGGAGCATCCGGGCCGCCGCCACCTTGGCCAGCCCGGTCTCCAGCCGGGCGTCCTCGCCCGCGGCCAGCCGGGCCGCCGCCTCATGGACCAGCGGCCGGGTGGTACGGATGGCCAGCAGCGAGTCGAAGACCATCTGCTGGACGAGCTGACGGTCCGCCAGCGGCCCGGCCGACTGGCCCCGCGACCGGGCCCGCAGACACATCAGATCGAAGGCCCGCTCGGCCTGTCCGAGCCAGCGCAGACACCGCAGCACCCGGCCGAGCACCAGCCGTTCCCCGGCGATCCGCAGCGCCTGGCCGGGAGCGCCCACCACATGCTCCGGCGGCACGGCGACCCCGTCGAACGCGATCTCCCACTGACCGCCGGCGCCCAGTACCGGCAGCTCCCGCACCACCGTGAACCCCGGGGCGGACGCGGGCACCAGAAACAGCGACAGGCTGTCCGTGCCGGGCCCCTCGTCATCCACCCGCGCCAGCACGGTGATCAGATCGGCCTCGCCCGCACCCGAGATGAACCACTTGCGGCCGTGCAGGACCCACCCGCCCGCGATGTCCGATTCGGCCCGCGTCGCGGTCAACCCCGGGTCGGTACCGGGCGTTTCGGGCTCGGTCATCGCGTAACAGGTCCGCACCTCGCCGCCGGTGATGCGCCGCAGGAAACTCTTCCGCACGGTGTCGTCGGCATGCCGGGCGAGCATCTGCACATCGAGCAGCGGAGCCGAGCCGAGCGCGGCGGGGCCGTGGTCGCTGGCCCCTTCGGCCTCCGCGATATGGGCGTAGAGCGGAAGGCCGAGCCCCTGGCCGCCGTACTCCTCCGGCAGCGGCAGGGCCCACAGCCCCTCCCGCTTCGCCTCGGCCTGGAGCCCGCGCAGCGCGGTGCGGGCCGCGTCGCCACCCGCGTCCAGCACCGGCTCGCACGGCATCACCCGCTCCCGTACGAACGCCCGGACCCGCCCTCGCAGGGCCTCGGCTTCGGGCGGGCAGTCGGGCTGCCCGAGTCCGGCGGATCCGAGCGGCGCGTCCGCCGCCGATAGGTGCTGCCCAGGGTTCATGGCGTGCACGGTCTCCTCCACATCACCGGGAACTCGGTGAACCGACGGTCCGACTTACTGGCCGTGGAGTTGGTCGGCGCGGGACGCCGTCCGGTTCCCGGGTCTTGTGTGAACCAGGCGGCGGTCCGCCGCCGGAGAGGAGTGCCATGGGACACCCTGCCGTCATCCGCGCGTCCCGACCGCTGGAAGAGGTGACCGTCCGGGTCGAGGGCCCGTCGGCGCTCACCACGACGGCGGCCGGCCACCTGCGGGCGCTCGGTGCCACGCTGACACCGCAGACGCCCCGAGCGCACACCGGGCCCGCGACCTTCGAGGCCACGGGCGCGGCGGGCGCCGCCACCGCGTACACCGCCTGGGCCGATGTCCTGCCGGACGCGGACGCCGTCGACGAGGCCACCGTCCAGGCGGCCACCGGCATGATGCAGGTGCACGGCAGACGCGACGGCCGGCCGCGCGGTCTCGCCGTCGACTACGCCGCCACCTGTGCCTCCGTGCTCACCGTGCAGGGCCTGCTGGCCGCCCTGCTGGGCCGGGCGCGGGGCGGTGAGCACCCCGCGCAGGTCACCACCGGAGCGGACCGGGCCGCGCTGCTCACCCTCGGCCAGTACCTCGCGGCGGCGAACGCCCCGGAGGCCGAAGCCGTGCCGCTGTCGCCAGGAGGGCCGCCGTTCACCGCCGGGTGCGGTACCCGCTTCGAGCTGGAGGCGCTGGACCCCGTGCCCTGGGCCCGGTTCTGGCGGGAGCTCGGTGCGCCCGAGGAGGCGATCCGCACTGGCTGGCAGCCCTTCCAGTTCCGGTACGCCACCGCCTGCGCCCCGATACCCGAGGCCCTGCACCGGGCGGCGCGCTCCGTGCCCTGGGCGCGGGTGCAACAGGCCGCCGCAGCCTCGGGGGCAGAGGTGTGCCCCCTGCACACCCCGGCCGCACTGCCCGGAGCGACGGCCGGTACCGCACCCTGGAGCCTGACCCCCGGCACCGCAGACCGGCCCGCACAGGTCACCCCCACCACCTCCGACACAGCCCGCCCCCTCTCGGGGCTGACGGTCCTGGAAGCGGGCCGCCGTATCCAGGCCCCGCTCGCCGCCCACCTGCTCCGTCAACTAGGGGCGCAGGTCGTCCGGATCGAGCCCCCCGGCGGTGACCCGCTGCGCGGTATGCCGCCCTGCTGCGAGGACATCTCCGCCCGCTGGCTCGCGCTCAACCGGGGCAAGGACGCCGTACAGATCGATATCAAGTCCGCCGTGGGACAGACCGAGTTGCGGGAGCTGGCCTCCGGTGCCGATGTCTTCCTGCACAACTGGGCTCCGGGCAAGGCCGAACAGCTCGGCCTGGACGCCGGCCGGCTGTCGGCCGTCAACCCGGGGCTGGTGTACGCCTACACCAGCGGCTGGGCCGGCCGGCTGCCCGACGCCCCGATGGGCACCGACTTCATGGTCCAGGCCCGCACGGGCATCGGCGCGGTGGCCCGCCCCGCCGACGAACCGCCCGCGCCGTCCCTGATGACCCTCATCGACGTCCTCGGCGGACTGCTCGGCGCCGAAGCCGTGATCGCCGGGCTGCTGCTGCGCGAACGCGGCGGCCGCGGCGTACGGGTGGAGTCCTCGCTGCTGGGCGCCGCGGAAGCGCTCACCGCACCGGCGCTGCGCCGGGCGGCGGCCGGCGGGCAGCTCCGCAGCCCCGCGGGCTTCCGGCGTCCGCTGCCGACCGCCGACGGCTGGATCGCCCCCGCCGACCATTCCGCCTCCGCCGCCGCTGCCCGCGCGTCCCGGCTGACGGAGCTGACCTCGGAGCAGGCGCTCGCCGAACTCCGCGCCGACGGCTCGGCCGCCACCGCCGTGGCCACCGACCTCGGCGCGCTCCCACAGGACCGGCGCCTCAGCGGTGCCTTCACCCGTGACTCCCATGGCTCCCTCGCCGTCCCGACGCCCTGGAGGTTCGTATGACCCCTCGGATACCTGACCTGGTCCCCGGCACGCTCCGCCGCACCTGGGCGGCGGCCGGACACTGCCCCGATCTCGACCTTTACGCGCTGTTCAGGGCGCACCGGATGCGCCACCCGCACCGGACCGCCGTGATCGACGCACAGGGCGAGACCAGTTACGCCGCACTGGACACCGAGGCCCGATGTCTGGCCGCCGGCCTCGCCGAGGCCGGTATCCGTCCGGGCGATGTGGTGGGCGTCCAACTGCCCAACAGCAGAGCCGCGGTGGCCGCCGATCTCGCGCTGGCCGCCCTGGGCGCGATCGCCCTGCCCTTCCCGGTCGGGCGCGGCGGACGCGAAGCCGTGTCGCTGCTCGGCCGCTCCGGGGCCCGCGCGGTGATCGCGGCCACCGCGTACCGGGGAAGCGAGCACGCCAGGGAACTGGCGGAACTGGCGGAACGGGCAGGCGCGTTGCCCGCACTGCACACCGTGATCGCCGCCGGTCCGGGGCCGGTCCCCGCCGGGTGCCTGTCACTGGAGGAACTCACCGGCGACGGGCGGACGGGCGACGAGCGGACCGGCGACGAGGGGACCCGCGACGGGCGCACCGGCTTCGCCCCCGAGCGGCCCGATCCCGACTCAGCGGCCCGGATCCTGGTCTCCTCCGGCTCCGAGGCGGAGCCGAAGATGGTGGCGTATTCGCACAATGCGCTGGCCGGTGGCCGCGGCAACTTTCTCGCCTCGCTGCTGGCGGACGGCACTCCGCCGCGGTGCCTGTTCCTCGTCCCGCTCGCCTCGGCGTTCGGCAGCAGCGGGACCGCGGTGACCCTCGCCCGGCACGGCGGGACGCTGGTGCTGCTCGACCGTTTCACGCCCGAGGCCGCGCTGGCGGCCCTGCGCACCCATCGGCCCACCCATGTGCTGGGCGTGCCCACGATGGTCCGCATGATGGTGGAACGCTGCGGCACGGAAGGCCGTACGGCGGACGGGCCGACCGCGCTGATCCTGGGCGGCTCCGCGCTCGACCCGGCCACCCACGACGAGGCGGCCAGGGTCTTCGGCTGCCCGGTCGTCAACCTCTACGGATCGGCCGACGGCGTCAACTGCCATACCGGCCTGTCGCAGCGGCCCCCGCGCCCGGACGACGGCCCGGGGATCGCGGTGGGCCGGCCCGACCCCGCCGTCTGCGAGATCCGTATCGCGCCACCGCACGGTGCGACCTCGGACGGCACCGGGGAGATCCTCGCGCGCGGCCCGATGACTCCCCTCTGCTACGTCGGCGCCCCCGAGCTGAACATGCGC contains these protein-coding regions:
- a CDS encoding PP2C family protein-serine/threonine phosphatase, which encodes MRSPELDHAALFAATPSACLVLDPELIIVDVNQAYLQATGRTRDDLLGQYVFDAFPDNPADPDAEGVQNLHPSLRRVLSTGEPDTMAVQRYDIPVPDRPGVFEERWWSTINTPVPGTDGSVAWIIHRVEDVTAFVHSRRARAVPGGQLSEREEAMEAELYVRARALQHLNEELRRAHARERQVAVTLQEAMLHSPDLAGHRDIAVRYLPAIGSLNICGDWYDIVNLPEDGFAVAVGDVVGHGLEAAAVMGMLRSALSAAARSVEGPAQALKVLGLYARSVDKALATTAVQALIDTTGRRITYSSAGHPPPVLLHADGTHELLDRATDPPLGAHPEQVPRPQAHLPYLPGDTLVLYTDGLIERRDEDIDTGLTRLTDALAHDSRLGPERLADALLTRLGVSAGARDDIALVIVRL
- a CDS encoding GYD domain-containing protein, translating into MPKYLVQASYTAEGMKGLLAEGGSGRKAAVEQVVSSCGGRLETIYFAYGEEDFYCVLDFPDQVSMAAIAMTVRASGALHSKTIPLLTVEEIDEAAKKSVSFRPPGA
- a CDS encoding MFS transporter; this translates as MLVKRGKEPEAAGPDGGTARAPGGRSLTVLLTTAMAFSMLQLFVIGALGPRLVGELGISRTVLGLTTTAGFGAAALLSPMAGRLVDRVGPRRCLIALLLLTAASLALIGAVPGTGVLLLAVALGGVPQALANPATNKVILAAFPADRRAAVTGLKQSGVQFGAFVAGLPLSLLAAGVGWRGAVWAAAGTAALAALWAARILPADRPSAAAGPSAAVPSPRDTWRLAVFSLLLGCGIASVNTYLALFGSQRLGLTPTAAAALVAVLGVAGIGGRVGWSRVAGRPGRAEALPALLAAGAVGAALLLAAALRAQPLVWVAAVAVGSFAVSANAVSMVLVLRKAAPGRAGKDSALVSAGFFAGFAVGPPLFGALVSATGYGPGWLLVAAEFAAASAIAVPLMLRRTGGPDA
- a CDS encoding sugar ABC transporter permease, giving the protein MPETAHDTPWADRAWTAVLERTGQTAAEVGPRFPLYADPESGTWKSTSKGSWTGGFWAGLLWLRALASGAPQDRAAAAACTGRLAHWADQDTATRGLIFWYGTALAAGPGDDRTAAALREKAARSCLAAYDPQRQLVPWGAAFGGPRMLARVDSVPGLVPLLAGLAADGERAAYGHLMRHLTLSRTECPPRPAWQAGPGDGWTPGAEPAPGWSRTTPWLMLGLADGLHFLTDGLDSRAAGALWEAVDGLTAARLASGDGFTAPRPAPGDRLTAPRLTPTAPLVSPVPPTPLIPPAQETHPSGPVDTSAAAIESVALLKLAALARATGRGSDAERLTARARQILHRLCTGHLSDRGALTDGCYDADRALAPRHELIWGDFFLALGLALLTGRADPFAT
- a CDS encoding acyl-CoA dehydrogenase family protein → MNPGQHLSAADAPLGSAGLGQPDCPPEAEALRGRVRAFVRERVMPCEPVLDAGGDAARTALRGLQAEAKREGLWALPLPEEYGGQGLGLPLYAHIAEAEGASDHGPAALGSAPLLDVQMLARHADDTVRKSFLRRITGGEVRTCYAMTEPETPGTDPGLTATRAESDIAGGWVLHGRKWFISGAGEADLITVLARVDDEGPGTDSLSLFLVPASAPGFTVVRELPVLGAGGQWEIAFDGVAVPPEHVVGAPGQALRIAGERLVLGRVLRCLRWLGQAERAFDLMCLRARSRGQSAGPLADRQLVQQMVFDSLLAIRTTRPLVHEAAARLAAGEDARLETGLAKVAAARMLQQVADAAIQVHGAAGLGPDTALPGLFRTGRTARLLDGPDELHITAVARRVLRGYSVTSRTDPPGR
- a CDS encoding CoA transferase, which codes for MGHPAVIRASRPLEEVTVRVEGPSALTTTAAGHLRALGATLTPQTPRAHTGPATFEATGAAGAATAYTAWADVLPDADAVDEATVQAATGMMQVHGRRDGRPRGLAVDYAATCASVLTVQGLLAALLGRARGGEHPAQVTTGADRAALLTLGQYLAAANAPEAEAVPLSPGGPPFTAGCGTRFELEALDPVPWARFWRELGAPEEAIRTGWQPFQFRYATACAPIPEALHRAARSVPWARVQQAAAASGAEVCPLHTPAALPGATAGTAPWSLTPGTADRPAQVTPTTSDTARPLSGLTVLEAGRRIQAPLAAHLLRQLGAQVVRIEPPGGDPLRGMPPCCEDISARWLALNRGKDAVQIDIKSAVGQTELRELASGADVFLHNWAPGKAEQLGLDAGRLSAVNPGLVYAYTSGWAGRLPDAPMGTDFMVQARTGIGAVARPADEPPAPSLMTLIDVLGGLLGAEAVIAGLLLRERGGRGVRVESSLLGAAEALTAPALRRAAAGGQLRSPAGFRRPLPTADGWIAPADHSASAAAARASRLTELTSEQALAELRADGSAATAVATDLGALPQDRRLSGAFTRDSHGSLAVPTPWRFV
- a CDS encoding class I adenylate-forming enzyme family protein, translated to MTPRIPDLVPGTLRRTWAAAGHCPDLDLYALFRAHRMRHPHRTAVIDAQGETSYAALDTEARCLAAGLAEAGIRPGDVVGVQLPNSRAAVAADLALAALGAIALPFPVGRGGREAVSLLGRSGARAVIAATAYRGSEHARELAELAERAGALPALHTVIAAGPGPVPAGCLSLEELTGDGRTGDERTGDEGTRDGRTGFAPERPDPDSAARILVSSGSEAEPKMVAYSHNALAGGRGNFLASLLADGTPPRCLFLVPLASAFGSSGTAVTLARHGGTLVLLDRFTPEAALAALRTHRPTHVLGVPTMVRMMVERCGTEGRTADGPTALILGGSALDPATHDEAARVFGCPVVNLYGSADGVNCHTGLSQRPPRPDDGPGIAVGRPDPAVCEIRIAPPHGATSDGTGEILARGPMTPLCYVGAPELNMRYRTADGWVRTGDLGTLAADGTLRVVGRLKDIVIRGGANISPAEVEGELSSHPDVREVICVGVPDPLMGERLAACVVPRAGREITLRSLCAHLDTRGVERRKHPEHLLPVTGALPLTPAGKPDRAALRERLAATLPDEPARTG